Proteins encoded together in one Impatiens glandulifera chromosome 1, dImpGla2.1, whole genome shotgun sequence window:
- the LOC124922274 gene encoding probable N-acetyltransferase HLS1-like, with translation MGIGLKLVKKMEEWFKENGAEYSYMATEKDNSASVNLFTNKCGYSKFRTPSILIQPVFAHQARISKRVTIIKLEPSDAEVFYRRRFSTTEFFPTDIDVVLSNPLSLGTFVAFPKVLGYNYSWPGSDKFLDNPPESWAIVSVWNCQFQLEVRGVSSFKKWVARRIRGVDRACPWMRIPSVPEFFRPFGIHFVYGLGGEGVMGEKLVKELCGAVHNLAKERGGGVVATEVSAGERLRKGIPHWKRLSCPEDLWCMKKLGEDEDEDDEEDVGDWTKSAPGLSIFVDPREI, from the coding sequence ATGGGGATTGGATTGAAACTGGTGAAGAAGATGGAAGAATGGTTTAAAGAAAACGGAGCAGAGTATTCATACATGGCGACCGAGAAAGACAACTCTGCTTCTGTCAATCTTTTTACTAATAAATGCGGTTACTCAAAATTCCGTACGCCGTCAATCCTAATCCAACCCGTATTCGCCCATCAAGCTCGAATCAGCAAACGGGTCACCATAATCAAACTCGAACCTTCCGATGCCGAAGTTTTCTACCGCCGCCGTTTCTCAACGACCGAGTTCTTCCCTACCGATATAGACGTCGTTTTGAGCAACCCTTTAAGTTTGGGTACCTTTGTTGCTTTTCCTAAGGTTTTGGGGTATAACTATTCTTGGCCCGGGTCGGATAAGTTCTTGGATAATCCACCGGAATCATGGGCGATTGTAAGTGTTTGGAATTGTCAATTTCAGTTGGAAGTGAGAGGGGTTTCGAGTTTTAAGAAGTGGGTAGCCCGGAGAATTAGGGGGGTTGACAGGGCATGTCCGTGGATGAGAATTCCGTCGGTGCCGGAGTTTTTCCGGCCGTTTGGGATTCATTTTGTTTATGGTTTGGGAGGGGAAGGGGTAATGGGGGAGAAACTTGTGAAGGAGCTTTGTGGGGCTGTTCATAATTTGGCTAAGGAAAGAGGAGGTGGGGTGGTGGCGACCGAGGTTTCGGCCGGGGAGCGGCTGAGGAAGGGGATACCTCACTGGAAGAGACTATCGTGTCCAGAGGATTTATGGTGTATGAAGAAATTgggagaagatgaagatgaagatgatgaagaggatgtcGGTGACTGGACAAAGTCGGCACCTGGCTTGTCTATTTTTGTTGATCCTAGAGAAATTTAG